The proteins below come from a single Rhinoraja longicauda isolate Sanriku21f chromosome 5, sRhiLon1.1, whole genome shotgun sequence genomic window:
- the lratd1 gene encoding LOW QUALITY PROTEIN: protein LRATD1 (The sequence of the model RefSeq protein was modified relative to this genomic sequence to represent the inferred CDS: deleted 1 base in 1 codon): protein MGGGQGWFQQRGCHICRAGEGGIAPHSPWTGGCAHGAALRAAAASAGGAAGSGAAAAAAAAVVASPAAAAGRQVCSLPSQCVPQCMVSLMGNQIDRITHLNYSELPTGDPSGIEKDELRVGVAYFFSDDEDELDERGAPPPEKMWREPGPAKDGSAGAVLLLGELEYSAFCCHECILSKLGCGQDLSAYPLSTLLPRCRAGDLLELVPAHWVVYVGASRVIHLQGREIREEHLAQVSAGRAGRIVNTWYRYRALPADLVVHNARGHVGLQGHQVCWTNSESFAAWCRFGKREFKAGGEAGGQGDEGPLQEGRYLLKLHLPDSRVHTLNFPSLEDLIREKRRQDAGGKVGVLKELSVLNHK, encoded by the exons ATGGGAGGCGGGCAGGGGTGGTTCCAGCAGCGCGGCTGTCACATATGCAGAGCGGGCGAGGGCGGCATCGCGCCTCACTCACCTTGGACGGGC GGCTGCGCGCATGGAGCAGCGCTGAGAGCCGCTGCAGCATCGGCTGGTGGAGCCGCGGGGagcggtgctgctgctgctgctgctgctgctgtcgtTGCCAGTCCCGCCGCTGCCGCCGGGCGCCAG GTGTGTTCCCTGCCCTCGCAGTGCGTGCCCCAGTGCATGGTGTCATTGATGGGAAATCAAATTGACCGGATCACCCACCTGAACTACAGCGAGCTCCCCACGGGCGACCCCTCGGGCATCGAGAAGGACGAGCTGAGGGTGGGGGTGGCCTACTTCTTCTCGGACGATGAGGACGAGCTGGACGAGAGGGGGGCCCCGCCGCCCGAGAAGATGTGGCGTGAGCCGGGTCCGGCGAAGGACGGCAGTGCGGGGGCTGTGCTGCTGCTGGGTGAGCTGGAGTACTCTGCCTTCTGCTGCCACGAGTGCATCTTGTCCAAGCTGGGCTGCGGCCAGGACCTGAGTGCGTACCCGCTCAGCACCCTGCTGCCCAGGTGCCGTGCAGGGGACCTGCTGGAGCTGGTGCCGGCACACTGGGTGGTGTACGTGGGGGCCAGCCGGGTCATCCACCTGCAAGGGCGGGAGATCAGAGAGGAGCACCTGGCGCAGGTGAGCGCAGGGCGGGCGGGCCGCATCGTCAACACCTGGTACCGCTACAGGGCGCTGCCGGCCGACCTGGTGGTGCACAACGCCCGGGGACATGTGGGGCTGCAGGGCCATCAGGTGTGCTGGACCAACTCGGAGAGCTTCGCCGCCTGGTGCCGCTTCGGCAAGAGGGAGTTCAAGGCTGGAGGCGAGGCCGGGGGACAAGGGGACGAAGGGCCGCTGCAGGAGGGACGCTACCTGCTCAAGCTGCACCTGCCCGACAGCAGGGTGCACACGCTCAACTTCCCCAGCCTGGAGGACCTGATCAGGGAGAAGAGGAGGCAGGACGCAGGCGGCAAGGTGGGGGTGTTGAAGGAGCTGTCCGTGCTGAACCACAAATAG